The Ochotona princeps isolate mOchPri1 chromosome 22, mOchPri1.hap1, whole genome shotgun sequence nucleotide sequence TGTCCAAACCCCAAGCTCCCCAAGTGAAATCTCGCCTTTGCGTTCCTCCCCAACATGGGCGTGAGTGGCCTGCAGCTCCATTGAGCAGCCTACAGAGCCTCGCATAGCCGCACACATGCCCCTCACTCACTGGCAGCTAGGAGCTGCCAGTTGGAGGAGCTGAGCACGGGTCGTGCAGAACACAGTACAACAGCGGGTCACACAGTTGGCCGGCTTCCAAGTCTGTAAAACAGCACCGGGCTCAGCAGCTCCCAGCCATGGGACTCTGGGCCTGTATGGCCAAGCAACGATATTCAAGGGTGTGTGATCTCCAACACAGCCCAGCGGGCAGTTGCATGGGACGAGAAAGAGTGGAGTCGCAGAGAAATAGCCACACCATGTTCCTCCTTTGTGTCCGtccaccccaccctcccacatcccagcatctcccacgtggatctCAACCCTTGACTTTGCTTGACAAAACCATGCTCTCCACCTACAATCAAACAATCCATCAACTGTAGGTGCAAATGTCACCCTGAGTTACACCCTCCTGAGCAACAGAAAACCAGGCTCTTGCCCTGGGCCACCCTCGAGGGGTGCAAAATGCGTCCCCCCCCCAGGGGTAAGACAGAGTCAAGGTCAGCATGGGGACACCATCTGTGCCAGACTCACAGGGCCCTGCAGCATCCAACAAACAgcccttgcttctctctctcagcACTTTGCaagccaggctgaggctggggaaaGAGGGGAGACGAAGGACAGGTGGCAGATGGAGGTCCAGCACAGttaagcccccagccctggtggcCCAGTGACCTGCTGCCACTTGAAACTGTTCTTTCTCCAGGACGCAGCCTCCGTAAGTCTTTACCTCACCTCTAGTGTAGGGAAGGATAGGCCTCTCACACACTCCGTGTCATTGGCAGACCCTCTGGCTTCACCTGGAGCTACTCAGACTCCCACAGACTCCTTAGCCACACATGGACCCCTCATAGCCTCCCAACAGCACTGCACCAAGAaccccaggagcttccttctcaGGAGGGCTGGGGGTACAGCCATGCTGAGCTGGGGTTCTCGCGCTCCCATCTCCATGGTGTCTCCAACAAGGCCTGGCCCATGTGGCCAGGATGTGGGCACCCCTCTACTCGAAGTTCTCCCTGTCCTTGCCCACGTGTTCCATTGGCTCTGAGTGCCTCACAGTGTCACTCTTGCTGCCCTCACTGCTGACCCCTGCTGGACTAACACCGGCCTAACCTGCATCTCCAGCAACTATGCCAGGGTCCGATGCCTGTGCCTTTGCCTGTCCAAGCTGGACTTGCCCCCATGGACAGCCTTACCTGCTATGTCTGAAGAAGGCTGCCCAAAGGTCCTGGCTGGGTCTGTCCCCCGAGGTGGAGGAGGGTGGCAGCTCCTTGTCAGCACCCAGGGTGGCCTGCGCAGTCTCCTGGCTCGCAGTGGGCCCAGGCTGTGCAGGAAATCCCCTCTGTACCTGTGGGGGCAGAGAAGCACACACATGCAATGACCAGTCTAGAGGACACAGGGTCAACCTTGGGAGGAGGTCTGATGGGGTGTTGGCAGAAGCTGGGCTCCACCATCAACTAATGGATGAGTCTGCATAAGCCCTGAGACGGCATGCCTCCCACAGTCCCTTGCAGGGAGCAGACACCGCAGCACTCTTGGGAGGTTGTCCGCAGGGGAATGGTGCTAATAAAACatttcccatcccactgggcacagaGCAAGCGCTTGGCCAAGGCTGGCAGCTTCCATTAAAGGTTCAACTGTGTGGTCTTGGGGTGTTGTGCAGTGATGGGAATATTCTGAAATCCCCATGGACCAAGATGGTATTCCCTGACCCATGTGGCCGATAGCATTTGAAACACGGCCAGTGGCTCTGAGAACAAGAGCTGTAGAGTGCATTAAGTTGCCACAAGTGGCTGGTGACCACCCTACTGGACAGCATGGTCCCCTCTGCACCTTCTGGTCCAGTTGTCCCCAAAACAAAGCCTTCCCCTCATGGAGGCAGACCACAGCAAAAAGACAGAGACCCATAGTGCCGCTACACAGGATCGGTTTCACACACGTTCCTATCCCTATCGTCGCACACTCTCTGTAGCCCCATACATCATGCTTAGGGTAGAATTACATGCAGTGTgtaaacagacagacagacatgtgTTAGCAGACACTCACAATTTGTCACTCACAAGGAAGGGGAGTACCAAACAGACCAGCAGTCTAGTCTAGCGCCCCCACTGGCTGGTGGAAGAGCAGCTGCCACTAGCCTAGACTTGAACAAGTCCTTTGCCCTCTTCTTGTGAGCCTCTTTTCTTCCTACCCTCCCCACaactccctcccacctcccacagGCCCACAAGGGCTGCAGGCGACAGTGAGGCCACCTGCTCAGCCATCTTCCTTTCTCACTTGCCTGAACCCGTGCCAAGACCCAGTCACGGTGGCCTGATGGCCAGGGCTGCCAGCAGAATTTCAAGTGGGATCTGCAGGATGCAATGTTCTTTGTGGGCCCAGGGTTGTTCTGGCAGCCATGATGAGAACGTGACTCTTGGGTCCCCCtcatcctggccctgccacctctcctgcaggggctggggctttttttttctgcaagggaggaaaagaggaggaACCTGGCTGGCATTGTTCGTCAAGCCCACAGGTTTCCCCCAGAGCTGGCAGAGCCAGAGTGAGGGCTGACAGACCCCCGAAGTAGTCGGGGGTcctgtgggagccctggggaGAATGAGGTTAAGTGCAGAtgggagtggagggagggagtAGGGGCGTGGGGAGACTGCTTCTCCTGCACTCGGGGCTCGCCCTGCTGCCCATTGGTTAAGCACAGCACATCTGAACAGCCTGGGGGCTTCATTTCTGCACAATGGTCACAGGTGGGCAGACTCCACTCAATCGAAACAGCTGGGAGACTGATGGGAAAGGCCCAGCCCTTGAGTTCAGCTCTCACAAAATGGAATCTGGGCCCTGTTACCATTGGGGCGCTGAAAACCTCAACTTGGCGTGGTCTCCGAAGCAAAATCTTCTCACGTCTGGGCATGAGCAGCCAGTCTAATTCCTTCTCTCCTGTGTGCCCCTTCTGCTGCCAACTGGAGCGGCACAACGCTTGCCCTGGTCCAGACTGGTACTATAAGCTGGATCCATGAGCCATCATGCTCTGCCCCAGACATGCGACAGGTTCCGGGAGCTCATCAGAGCCCCGTTCCTGGGCTGCACATTCAGTCCTGTCCAGGTGGACTTCCCGTGACTTCCCAGTCACTGGCTGCTCCTGCAGGGTGTGGGGACCCAGCCCCAACACCtgagcaggcagggccaggggctgggtgtggcagtccttgtctctcccttctctgggCCTCTCAGGGCATAacaagcagagacaagcagatgGCTGTTAACCCTGCAGTCTGTCTGAGCTCTGAGGCCAGGTGACCTTGGGGTCGCCTGGGTCCAGAGACCAGGCTCTGGCCACTGAGCCTGCACCACAACGTgctggcaagcagggccacaagtGCAGGGGGCAGACAAGCCCCGCCCAAACAGAAGCATCACGCCACCCGGAAGCCCCCTCCTCAGAGAAGCCGCCCTGCCTAGCTTGCTCCCAGGTACTGCCCTCTCCCACGGCTGGCCATCCAGGTCTGCAAGAACTCTTCCCCCCACAGCCCAGCCCCCATCCCCATCCTTGACAGGGAGCTACACAGTTCATTGATCATGGCGGAAGCTTCCTAGAACCGGTCTCTGAGTACTTCCTGTTGTACAGCTCTGTACACAGCTACAAATTAATCAATAAAATCCAATTCCATGGTCCAGCGCTTGCTCTGGGCACCACAGAGAAACACGGCTGGTGAGAGCTCCGAGTTCCCAAGTCTCTCTTGAATGTCAGGGTCATGAAGCATTCGAGTATGAAATTGTGTGTGTTCGTCCATTACTGCCCTGAAGCAGGACCCCAGGCTTGCTAAGCCCTCTCCTGTAACTTGTGCAGTTTCATTACGAAAACAGCCGTTTGCATTCCAGGGCAGGATTGGAAGGGCCAAAAGGAGAGCGGAGTGAAGCAGGATGGAGTCCTGGAGTCCCACCATAAGCTTCGAGGATGGATAGAAGCTAGTGACTAGGCACAGCGGACTGCAAGAAACAGGAAGGGATGGATGGTTTTATATCTGCATACATGTGAGAGAGAATACAGAGAAATCATTTAGTCACTTATGTGAGAGAGTTCACATTCACGCAGAAAGAAGTGGTTTCATTTAAGCTTCAAGAACTGCCTCCTTTCCACCTCAGCTTGCTGCAGCTACACAGCCAGGTGGCTCAGgtactggggccctgccacctgcacaggggCTCACGCGGCTGCcttgcccaaccccagctgcagGTATCTGATGAAGAGCGGACAGGACATTTCCTCTCCTTCTatcactctttcagataaataggaacaaagaaacagcaaccatAGCAATGAAAAACCTGCCTAAAGCCAAGAATAGTACCTGTGGTGGTACTGACCAGGTCTCCCTAACCGAAGCAAAGCAAACATTGACTGGGGAGATATGTCTTCAACTCAAACCTCAATGTCTGTCAAATCCCAGCACCAGTGAGGACATCAGGACTGAGAGTGGGCATGGGCACCTGGCACAgatgccaacactcacaggtgcaCATTCTCAGAGACAAAATAGTCAGTGTGGTCTTTTAAAGAGTTAAATTAAAATAACAGTCCTGAGGAAGAGGTTATAAAAATGCTCAATTATTTGAAAACTAAATTATAGGGAGTTTTTGGAAAGAAagcattaataaatattttaaattacatcaAAAACTCAGACAAGCAATGAAATCCAAGAAGTAAAGGAAGAGGCTGTTGCAGTAGTGGACGCCTTTAGTCCAAATGGTGCAATAGTAACTGGATTTACCAGCCCAAAGAAAATACTAGGAAACGTGTGAAGCCAGGGCTTCAGGGTAAACATCAGCCCTTACACAAAAATCCAGGGAAGTGGATCACAGAACAGAGTGCAGAATCGTCAGGGGTCTAGGGcaatagcttaatggctaaagtcctcaccttgcacgcactgggatccaatacgggtgctggttcatgtcctggcatcctgcttcccttccagctccctacttctggtaTGGGAAAGCACtcaacaatggcccaaagccttaggactctgcacccatgtaggagacccaaaggaagctcctggctcctggttcctggcttcagatcagctcagctccagctgttgtggccacttggggggagtgaaccagctgatggaagatcttcctctctgtatctcctcctctctgtatatctgactttccaattaaaataaataaatatttaaaaaagaagaagaagaagaatgcaGACTCCTCAAGCAGAGAACGCCGGGGGCACCCTGGTGGCTGGGCTTGGGCATGGATAGTTTTAAGTGACATCCAACGCAAgaccaacaaagaaaaaaagacaaattggATTTCATCCAAATTAAAGATGTCTGCTCTTCCAAAGACACTTTTAAGAGTAAAAAGTCAAACCAATGATTGGCTGGAAACATTTGTGAATCATGTGTCCAATAACGGGTATACAGAGAACGCCCCTTCTCactaatattaagaaaaaaaaacaacactgttAGTAGGAAAAAGACTGAAACAGACATTTCGCCCGATGAGCACATGGAAAGGTGCTCAGTATGTCCAGCTGAGAGGGAAATGCCAAGTCGGGCTCTACCGAGAAGCTGCTACCTCTTCAAGTGACAAGACTAGCAAGCAGAGGCGAAGATGCAGAGACCCTGTGTCCACGGATGCACAATGATCCCACTGCTCAGGTCCTGTGAGACTCCTGAACATCCAGGATGGTCTCCTGTGACTTCCTCCTTACAAATCCAATGCACTGCCATCTGAGCCTGTACGCAGGAATGTTGATTTGTTCCATCCAAACACGGAAAGAAACTAAATGTGATGTGAAGATAACTTGCGACACATCCACCAAGAGCACACTACTTCGCGATAGTGTAACCACAACAAAATTGTGAATGAACCTCAGCAAACTCAGACACACGAAGGTCTTTGCCCTCTATTAGGTACCAGGAGCACAGGGGCTAAGTCACCCCCATGCTTCATTATCCTTGCTCTTCCGTAGTTGCTAATTTTCCCACACATGGCATACATTGcctgcataatttaaaaaaataataaaagctgtAAATAATTAAcatgcttgctctctcttttcaGGACTTCAATTGAAGGAATGTTTTTCAACCCGcttatttcaaatatttgcagGATGTCTGGCCAGAGAATGGCACCGTGGGAGCACCCTCAGGGCTGTGTGGTGCTGACTGTCGGGAGGCTCATGCAGCCCCCCAACCCAGACTCTGGCCCCCACCGATCAGAAGCTCCTCTGGAAGGTCGGGGATGCTGCGAGCATGCTGTGCCAGCAGGGGTGAGCTAACTGGCAGCTCCAGAAGCCAGCACAGCGGCCCCCCGGCCTACCTCGTGGGGTTGATCCTCAGCTTGTTCTGCTTGCTGCTTCTGCGTGGCGCCTTTGCCCTCCGTGGAGGCCGTCCCTTCTTCCCTTCAGGCTCAGATGCTGGGTGGTGGGATGTCACCCCTGGGAGCATTGGGTGGGAGAGCTGAAAACAGAGGCATGTCGGCATGGCACTGTGCAAAGCCCCAGTGGCAACAGAGGGATGGCGCGGGGGCTTCTCACCACAGACATGCAGCAGTGGCCATTGGCCACCCGGCCAGGCAGAGCGTCCTGGTCAGACCTTCTGGAACCTTACTGGGCTGAATCACAGAGAAGACTGGGCCAActcctgctccctcctgctgATCCCTCCCCAGGAGTCTCAGCTCTAGGAggaaggcaggccaggctggaccttgggtccccacccccacagctcCCCAGCCCTATCTAAGCACATTCCTTATGATCCCTGCAGGCTCCATCTGGGAAGAGCAAAAGCATTCTCTAGGCTCAGGGCACCAGGCCCCTGTGGTTGTCTGATGGGGGCGGCCCAGAGCCAACGCTCCAGGACCCTTTTCCAGTTTCCCAGCCCACGCCTTTCCCAAGCAGGATTCAGGCCTGAATGGGCTCACACTGTGAGAGATGGGAGCTACACGTGCAGCACCAGGTGAGAGCACCCTTGCGGTTCCAAAACATCCGTTTGGCCTCTGCTCCCAGGAATCCCAAGGGAGACCGGGAGTGCACATGGGGCAGGATTATCCTCCAGGGCCCCCAGGATAACAGCTCTCTCCTTGCAGAGTTTGTCTTAGTTTATTTTGTCATGATGTTTTGTTTGCCCTAATTCTCTGGTTTAGAATCTTGGAGCTCTCCTGAGCAATGCTTCATTTCACTTTGTGTTTCTTGTCCGCAAGCTCAGAGGGCTACATCTGGTTACAGATGATCTCTCAGCAAGTCTCAAGGGAAACACCTCTTTCCTTGGACATCTGTCTTTGGGGGCCGTGacgtagcaagctaagcctccacctacaatgccgacattccatatgggcacaggttctagtcccggctgctccacttcccatccagctccctgctaatgctcctggggaggtggtggaggacggcccaagagcttgagaccctgaaccatgtgggagacccggaagaagctctttcctcctggctcctaatttcagccagctcagtcctgcctgttgcagccatgaggagagggaaccagtagatggaagatctctgtctctccttcctagctctacctttcaaataaaaatatttttaaagattaagaaagaagaaatgtgtTTTTTGCCGCTtccttttgtttgcatttcctgCCCTACAAGTGGTCCCGCAGTGCCCTCAGTGCCAGCTGGGAAGTAGTGATCATGGACAGCAGAGGACATGAGGGACAGCCCACCCTTTCTGGTCTTGTTGAATCTTGCCTGCTCCACATCCTCCCTCGGCATGTGGGCCCCGGGCCATGCTGGGGCTTACCTTGGGCATCAGGGCCAGCTCTCCTTCTCCTCGGCGTGTCCTGGTCCACTCCTCCTGGCCCACAGGCTGGGGGTTGTGGCCCTCCTCGCAGAGGGCGCCTCCAGGGAAGTGCACGGCCAGGTACACAGAGGCGGCCTTCTCCTGTTGCACAGGCAGCGGCACGCTGCGGCTCAGGCAACACCACGTGAGCTGGGGCTCCATCCTCAGCGAGGGGAAGGTGCTGGGGTCCCTCAAGTTCCTGGGGTTCCCTGAGTGAGGAGACGAGGCCAGCTCAGGCCAGCCTGCGGCCGTAGGGAAGGTGCCAGGCTTCACAGGGCAGGGGAGTGTGAGCtgcaggccaggccctggaggaggctctggtaGGGCATTCCCaggcagcctggccagccccagacTGGAGGCCCAGAGATCCGGGTAACTCCCGGAGGGCCTGGTGCTTGCTGaggggcagggatggctcaggGTGTGGGGCCCCACCTCGGCAGCCTGGACAAAGGAGGGGCTGAAGGAGACTGCCCCGGCCCCCCACTCCACTCCCACTTGCTCCTTCTTCCTCTGGGCATAAGCCCTGGGCTCCCGGGAGGCCCACGAGATGCTGCCAGCCTGCCCGGGGGCTGGGCCGGTGGCTGAGCTGAGAGTCAGGGCAAGTCCCATCAAAGACGCCCGTTCCTTGGGCCCCCCACTCCTTCCGAGGGAGTCCTGGTCTTGCCAGGGAGGTTGGGAGCCAGACAGGGATGGGGGTGTCTTTCGTTGAGGTAGCCTAAGGAGGTACTTGGGGGGAAAGGCGTCGTGTGCTGCGGTCCGAGGCTGGGGAGCCATCGCGCATTGATGGCCAGGGCCCATGGCTACAGCGTGCTGGGTGGACTCTTCTGAGGAGACGCCAGGAGGCTCCAGGGCCTCATCCACCTGCCTGACACTGCTGTGCAGCTGCTCTGGGGTCTTCTCGGAGCCACTGTCCTGCTGCAGGGACCCTGGGGAGGCAACTCTTGCGGGGACccctggggtctctgccaccagCGGCTCTGGGTTTCCCAGCCCCTCCACCTTGGGCTTCTTGCGCTCTGAGGGGAGATTCAACTCCCCGGAGCCACTGCTGGGCCATCTCAGGATGCTGCGGGCCGGGGGACCCGTGTCCTCCACGCTTCCTTCCTGGCTGCGTTCTGGCAAAGCAAGCCTGGAGGCCTCCAGCTCCCCTTGTTGGAGGGGGCCAGGGGCGGGGGGCACCTCCAGCCTCATGCTTGGAGGGAGCAGGGGGTTCCTGCTGGCCGAGcagggttgggctttgctgcccGGCGATGGAGGTGGCGTGGCTCTGGTTGTCCTACAGTGTCCATGGGCCCCCGCTCCAGCCCTTTCCTCCCCCAGCTTTGGGGACTTGGACCCCAGGGATTCGTCTGGCTTGACACTTCCAGAAGCGTGCATGTTGGCCGGGGTCTCCCTGTTCCGGGCTGTTCCTTGCTGGCCCCCGACAGCCTCttcctggggagggggaaggtctgctcctgttcctcctcccccactcccctccccggCTCTCGGGCCCCCGTGGCAGCTGCTCTTGGCTTTCTGGTAGAACCTCTGAAACGTCTCGTGCCCATACACCTGCCACTTCTCCTGGGAAAACATCTCCAGCCGCCTCTGGCCACTCCTCCTCCGGCCGGCCACTCTGCCCTTGCTGGCGGTGGCCTCTCCTGGGGTGGCTCTTCTCACAGCTGCCTCCTCTTCCGGGCCCAGGGGGTCCCCAGCAGGGGTCCAGGGCAGATCCTCCACAGCAGCCTGTCTGACCAGAGCACGGGGGTGCCCACTGGGGATGTCAGCCAAAGTCAGCCCTGCACGGTACCCTGAGCGGGCTGGGGCGGCCCGCCTGGGGCTCAGCGGCCGGGGCTGCTTGACGGCCCCTGTGCCCTGCGGGTCGGCAGGTTCCGGCCAAGTCCTGGAGCCCTCGACGGAGGGCAGTGAGTTGCTCCTGGTGACAGGGATGCATTCCACAGTGGTGGAGAGCTGAGTGGGGACAGAGTGGAAAAAGAGGGGCCGTGACTTGTCCAGAGGTGCCAGGGTGGAACGGGCTGGTCCCAGGGCGGCCTTCCGGCGGCCAGGCTCCAGCGCGCGGATGTCGAAGTGAAACGATCCCTTGTAGGTGTAGGGCGTGGGCAGGTCGATGCTGCCCTGCTTGGAGAGGACCGTCTTGCGGGGCCGTACGTGCTCCAGCTGGGGGTCGCCGACCACAGCCTGGTTGTGCGAGATAAGTCGAGTGATGCGTTCCTCCAGGCGCTTCTTCTCCAGCTCCAGGCTGTCGCCTGGCACGCGGGACTCCGTCTGGGGCCGCCGAGTTCCTGTGCCGGGGCCTCCCTCTCCCTCGGACTCAGTACTGTGCTCAGACAGGCTGTGCAGCGGGCTGGCTGCGGGCGGCGGCTGCTCAGCGCTGTCCGAGCGGGACAGGTAGCCCGAGTCGGTGCTCTCACACTT carries:
- the ZNF831 gene encoding zinc finger protein 831; the protein is MEAPEPTCPAPSAREQPAPVPGRPGAPGGQASPRLTLGPLLLPPEQGLAPTVFLKALPIPLYHTVPPGGLQPRAPLVTAGSLDGGGVPFILSPLLQTEGTVSIVGALPVLSPGPGPALGSPGKVRNAGKYLCPHCGRDCLKPSVLEKHIRSHTGERPFPCTTCRIAFKTQSNLYKHRRTQTHLNNSRLSSESEGAAAGLPEEGDKVAESSRVSMAETAQERPLSPEAQLPLGPAPTDREAPLGSTPVLSPRLPPGSTQLWQQQQPSQDQRPSSLQQPATPSEKPWDPRGSEGRLRKCESTDSGYLSRSDSAEQPPPAASPLHSLSEHSTESEGEGGPGTGTRRPQTESRVPGDSLELEKKRLEERITRLISHNQAVVGDPQLEHVRPRKTVLSKQGSIDLPTPYTYKGSFHFDIRALEPGRRKAALGPARSTLAPLDKSRPLFFHSVPTQLSTTVECIPVTRSNSLPSVEGSRTWPEPADPQGTGAVKQPRPLSPRRAAPARSGYRAGLTLADIPSGHPRALVRQAAVEDLPWTPAGDPLGPEEEAAVRRATPGEATASKGRVAGRRRSGQRRLEMFSQEKWQVYGHETFQRFYQKAKSSCHGGPRAGEGSGGGGTGADLPPPQEEAVGGQQGTARNRETPANMHASGSVKPDESLGSKSPKLGEERAGAGAHGHCRTTRATPPPSPGSKAQPCSASRNPLLPPSMRLEVPPAPGPLQQGELEASRLALPERSQEGSVEDTGPPARSILRWPSSGSGELNLPSERKKPKVEGLGNPEPLVAETPGVPARVASPGSLQQDSGSEKTPEQLHSSVRQVDEALEPPGVSSEESTQHAVAMGPGHQCAMAPQPRTAAHDAFPPKYLLRLPQRKTPPSLSGSQPPWQDQDSLGRSGGPKERASLMGLALTLSSATGPAPGQAGSISWASREPRAYAQRKKEQVGVEWGAGAVSFSPSFVQAAEVGPHTLSHPCPSASTRPSGSYPDLWASSLGLARLPGNALPEPPPGPGLQLTLPCPVKPGTFPTAAGWPELASSPHSGNPRNLRDPSTFPSLRMEPQLTWCCLSRSVPLPVQQEKAASVYLAVHFPGGALCEEGHNPQPVGQEEWTRTRRGEGELALMPKLSHPMLPGVTSHHPASEPEGKKGRPPRRAKAPRRSSKQNKLRINPTRYRGDFLHSLGPLRARRLRRPPWVLTRSCHPPPPRGTDPARTFGQPSSDIAGVSAPGQPYCVTSKQSLRCGEEEKEEDDYRQIPRPCCPSSSSSTLKDLSPSAGERGDCHPPNAAVVPAPSLQADTGLAAAHDLVPHSEGLDLGKPETRLLPSPERVTAGPKPGTSSDTPESSPSGPSGALPCCDTVASGATCVSLGVRAAHTTLARHSVEPQEHSRTSDGKAPAQRQPLDTTEGPLKSIQKEGLEGVRKQTRVQLSDTSSDDEDRLVIEL